The following nucleotide sequence is from Macrobrachium nipponense isolate FS-2020 chromosome 12, ASM1510439v2, whole genome shotgun sequence.
AAGTAAATTACCTCTCCTTTTCAGAGCAACAACAGCTGCAATGTTCAATTGTTTTCCACGTCTTGCAATTTGAGAGGATTTAGTAGCATAATAGTGGTATAAGTATCTGATGCATTTATCGCTTACTTCAGCCTAAGAACAATAACATAAATGCATCTCATATCCAGTGTCAAGTCCATTACTTATTCATATccacagtaacacacacacacacatacacaaactcacaaAGGTTCTATCTGTGACTGTAAGCTACAGGATTAAGAGAAGTTGCAATATCTCAAATTCTTTACTGGTTTATATTACTTTTGGTGAACGCAGATGTCCATcaggtttgtttttttatttatatatagttaaataattGTTAGATTGTTAGACTTGTCCCATTTCCATACTGTTTTCTCTTCGTCACAAACGAACATTCCATTCAGTGGAGGCTTTTGGACTAAATTTTAATGTACTTTCAGGTTTGTCTCACGTGAATGtttgttaatataatattttgaaatcATGTTGCCTAAAACTacgataagaataaaaatgaaacgtACTTATCACCTTTCGCGTCGGAAATCCTCAGAGAAGATATCTTGGGTCCACAAGAATGAGGATCTTGCACTTTTCCTACAGCGCCAAGTCATTCTACACATACCCACACAAAACGCATACctacacaaacgcacatacaaacacacacacacacaaggtataTCAGTCTTACCCACCTCCTGcccaatgtggaatcagctatatgtaacccgAAGCACCCCATAttataaagggaaataaataGGCACTTTACATGGTGCTGTTATGGCGCTGTAGGAGCTGTAAGCACTGTAAATCTGGCTGACAGCACTGTAGATCCACTTACGGCGCCGACCGAACAATCCGGGTTAATGGCACCGTGAGTCATATCATCAAAGGGGAAATATCAGAAATTGCATAAAAGAGACCTTAACACACTAAAGATCACAGTATGTATTTGCCACTGAAAGCGATTTAGAATGAACAGAATTTATCTCAATTTTGCAAACTTGCCAGGATTcgtttgtattctctctctctctctctctctctctctctctctctctctctctctcctctctggggCTTTTGAGGAAcatattacttttacttttgttttaggtcataatttttttactgtctgtctgtctgtctctctcagcgACTTTAGCCCTCTAGCAATAAAAATCAAAGAAGCAGAAAGTGATAAAGGAGAATAAAGATGAAGGAAGAAACGAGGAAAACAATTGTTCTTGAAAAGAgcgaaaatatctcaaaatagtTCAAAAggtgaatgtctctctctctctctcttttgtggaagagctgaaaagaaagctagacaaaatcattaggacattgtgaatgaacagtgaaacctgctcctacagataagtgagcacacgatgtcttctcggatggactaacaagtttttgagacatccaaatccttgtaactccttgtaacttgtaactctctctctctctctctctttgaatcgCAGCGTGAGAAACACGGTAGCCAATTCCGTATTTCTCTCCGATTTctagataaaagaaaatcaaacttaCTGGATTAAAGGGTAAACCAAACGTCAGGATCTTCGAGAAATTTAACTCCAATGAAGTCCTAGATGCtttgcgtttttatttttatttatatttttctttttttttctttgagaacgTAAAAGCTAGTTGGGgagtcagtgaaaaaaaaaaaaaaaacaaaaaaaaaaaacaaacaaacagttctTTGGAACAAACAGCCATCATTGATGTCGAAGAAAGGAGAAACTACGAATACTTACTTACTCGTAGGACTGAAGTGTCATTAtgttgatattcctttttttattctttttatttttatctctcctgAAAGTGTCATTATGTTCAGTAGCTTTGTTGTTGATCTCGTGTTTAATTGTTTAGCATTTTGTTTTCGCGTAAAATTCGATGTTCATTCATGTActgattattatttatctatatttaattttttaaagtataattcactactgtgccccattttagtctgattccaAATGCATAGAATTTTCATTTGTCCCTCTTTTTAGCACTGAAGATGGGaattgtatcccgaaacgtaggtgttgGATATTAATGAAGTTGTAactgaaaatgctgaagtttctgctggccatacatacctatatacatacatacatacacacacacacacacacatatatatatatatattatatatatatatatatatatatatatatatatatgtgtgtgtgtgtgtgtgtgtgtacatgttttctcattttccctaTGAAATGATGTtcctatatttttgtttttatccccTACGTTACCGTTCATTTCGAGGGTTCATACCAGGCCACCTAATGCTCTTCACACCTTATAGCACTCGGGGGAAAGGATCCATACTCACCTACTTGTTTTTTTTGGTATAGGTCATTACAAGTTCCTAAAACCGTTTCAAAAAgttctttatcattatcattatatgtgTGAAAGCTAAAGTAAGAGgtcatgaaataaaaataggtCATTACAAGTTCCCGTAAACCTTTTTCAAAATgttctttatcattatcattatcattatatgtgAGAAAGCATAAAGTATAAGAGAAGTCATGAGGTAAAACGAAGTGTATCAATTCAGTTGAATAAATGCAAAGATAGCAAAACATATTCCGTGTTATCTGAAGCGTGAGGGTCGGTCTTGGAAACATTTCACACCTCTGGGGAAATGTTACTTGAATCGAGAGAAATTACATTACCCTAATGGTATCTTTATCCGTCAGGGTGGAAAGAACAATTACGCTTTCGGAAgagccatttttattttcctattgaaGAAGTTTGAATTTCGCCGCATTATTTTTGGTAATGCATAGCTGTATCTGCTGCATTaccaatgtcctttcatatctaattcgctctacctcgtaattaatatattttcatatttggtaaccgaagggaaatattttatttgataataatttcgtctggtggattcgaaccagcgcacagaggagaaatcaggacttcagtgagttaccgactcggccgacgagtgtatatataattatatataattatacagtacgcacacatatatgtattttatatatatatattatatatatatatatatatatatatatatatatatatatataaaagggcaaAAGCCACGAAACGTAGGAGTACTGAGAgtcctttcgactcaatgtcctttacttagcagactgactatatatatatatatatatatatatatatatatatatatatatatatatatatatatatatatatatatgcatatatatatatatatatgcatatatatgtatgatatatatatatatatatatatatatatatatatatatatatatatatatatatatatatgaagataagtttacaaagaaaggtcgtataaatgacagatagggattatgaaGGAAAATATGCTGTGGTTAGAATCCaaaacacctggagaattagtaaccttctcAGAACAGGGGTACTACAGTTTAAGAGGTTTACAGAAtgttaagtccaactgctcataAGTAGGTACCAGTTAATTAAGAGATTATACAGGGCGATAACCGCCTCcagaaaatttaattttggtaAACAAGAAAACCTTTTTCGCAAAAATACATTAAACGTACTTATACAAAGAAAGTATCTATAAGAtagctaatttgtaattaagtctgtgattttatcttttaagatCATTCTTAAACACGTTGTATTTATACAAGGGTCCAATAATACAAACTCTGGCTTGTAGTATCTAGAcccttgtatgtgtgtatgtgtgcgagagagagagagagagagagagagagagagagagagagagagagagagagagagagagaataagctccCATTTGTCATCTTTCCTGATTCCTCCTGCCATTTGTCCCAAAAAGAAAaggcatttattaaaaaaaaaaaaaaaaaaaaaaaaacctatgtcaCCACTTGGAATGAAGTGTCAATATCATCAACTGACATGTTGGATGTTATTGACCGTGATTAGCGTGACCTGATGACGCTCAAAGTCATGGTGCTTGGCGGCGACTACAGGCCGGTCTTGCCCGTCGTACTGCAAATCATATAAGAAAATGCATCAAAAGCAGCCACGTATTCCCAGGTTATTGAAACTTACAGCAAGGGAGACCATACTGTGTGTGACTGACAATCATTTTAAAAGAGGTCCTGTACTAGATATTTTATTCTGATTCTGATCATTTTCAGAACAATTATTGGCAATGTGCTTTTTaacttcatgtaaaaaaaaaagtcttttttatATTAAGTTCGAATAGTTAAATCCGTTATTGTGAAATCTCAAGATCTTATGTCTTACTGCATTTCTTTACGTTGTTAAATTCTTATTGTTCAACAAATGCACTTGAAAACTTGTTCTTTGATGATGCAATAAACATGACAATCTTTGAAGCCTTAATTTTTCAGCTTCTTATTTGTTATGAATAGCAAGATATTTTTTAATGCGTTTTTGAAAGAATTTTCcgtggactatatatataatataatgtgtgtgtttgtatatgttcaTTGGATTTTGATCAacatttgtcatttgtttttattatattcagtcAGTTTTTGGTTCTTGAACATTtagttctttggaagcttcaattgtATAGGTGAAGTCTGGTGGGGGGTTgtttcaaaagaataataataatcataagagtAATATGAATGATAATGTAGCTAACCAACAAGCAATCATACGTATCAATACATTTCGAATCCACACTAGAATCGAACCCATGACTTTCAAATGAATTGCAAGGGACCCATCCCATagcacagcgcctcagtggcgtggtcggtatggtcttggcctgctacctctgtggcagcgagttcgattctcgggcatttcactgaaGCGTGGGAGATATGTGCGTTCctggtgctagaagttcactctcgacgtagttcggaagtcacgtaaagccgttggtcccgttgctgaataaccactgattccatgcaacgtaaaaacaccatacaacaaaacaaactaattccatataatttcctttctccagtcttgctgtccaacctctcaagCTATTAATTACTACTGAAACAGGAAGGTTTTCGCCCTAATTCCACCTCAGGACCCCTATAGGTCATCTGAACATTCTGGGTCTCTTAattcctagtgcaactgtgaggtcaTCTGAACATTCTGGGTCTCTTAattcctagtgcaactgtgaggtcaTCTGAACATTCTGAGTCTCTTAAATTCCTTAAGTGCAACCGGTGTTGGTCACCCCTCTGAAATTCTGTTCTCTCAATTCCTATGAACGTGAGGTCATCTGAACATTTGGGTCTCTTAattcctagtgcaactgtgaggtcaTCTGAACATTCTTGGTCTCTTAATTCCCAGTGAAACTGTGAGGTCATCTGAACATTCTGAGTCTCTTAattcctagtgcaactgtgaggtcaTCTGAACATTCTTGGTCTCTTAATTCCCAGTGAAACTGTGAGGTCATCTGAACATTCTGAGTCTCTTAattcctagtgcaactgtgaggtcaTCTGAACATTCTGGGTCTCTTAattcctagtgcaactgtgaggtcaTCTGAACGTTCTGGGTCTCTTAattcctagtgcaactgtgaggtcaTCTGAACATTCTGGGTCTCTTAATTacataaaatcaaattaaatggTAAGCATGACCTGAAAGGACTCTAGCCTGACTTTGGGCAGTTTATTACGTAAAGTTCAAGCTTCGTGACAAGAGAACAACGTACTTTGCCTCTCAGGATGCAAATAGGAATAATGAAGGTAATGAGTCTCTTGTTTTACTTCGTCTCACTTTTCCAATATGTCCATCTCAGATCATTTAACACTGCTACTAAAGCCAGTGCTACGACTGCAATAGCTTACAATACAAATAATGGATACTGAAGTTAAAGACAATAATAAAGATACTTTAAACATTCTTGTATCATGATTTATCATAGAAATATATACTTTCGTCATCATCGGGGTCGTTGcttttatcatcattaatatcaaacacttaACAGGAGAACAGACACAGCACTTTACTGATAAAGATGGAATCAGAAAGTGTTTTCACGAATTCATTTCATgagcttctttcctctctcttacTTCGACTCTCGTTCACCTCCGCTCTCTGGAACCGCTTCAGGACCTGAGGAAGGAAGGTCGGTACTGGCTCAACAAAACAACAGAACGTTCGGTCAGCCTTTTTCGACTTCGAAATAGTAGTTTctgttttgaattaattttcttttataggcAGCCTACTCGTAAAACCGTTTTTCTTATCAGTGTCATTGATTTTGCTATTAAAAGTATGGCCTTGAATGTCACAACTGCAAGTTGATTTTTCTGTCGATAAGATGAGGTTAAGAACTCcaagtaatttttaaaagataCTGCTTTAAACAATATCCAAGATGATAGATACCGACGTATAAACCTAGATCATTTATTCCCCTGTTATGTTTATCCTCTTACCTGCACGGGAATACCACTGATATCAGGTGGGAGAGGCGCTATCTGAGGTCCCTTGAATCTGCCACTGACGCCAAAGAGCTGTAGTCTGTAGATGAAAAACTCGAGGGTGTAGAGATCAGACTCATCTTTCAGGTTGTGGAAAGATACTGCCGTTTCTGATAGGCTGTCGATTCCCTAAAAGAAACAAACCCCATATGAATGCCCGATTTACTGTCTGTTTGATCTGGTGGTATTTATTCGACAggttcatataattattattattgttagtaataATGAATATCAACTAACATTCCTGAATAATATTTCTAAAACCTAGgccagtaatacacacacacacacacagaaacacacatacacaccccccatatatatatatatatacatatatatatacatacacacatacatacatatatatatatatatatatatatatatatatatatatatatatatagatatatatatatagtggaacctcgacatacgaaagtcacaacttacgaaaaattcaagttacgaaagcaaacacgaagattttttgcctctgcatacaaaaataattcaggttacaaaagcgtgttactgtaaagtcccgagattcgtccggaccgccgagaacaattttaaaactcacatgccgccaactgagtagactcaccaccatcctcccgctctcccattggttcctgatgctagtcaccgccataagatcctgctctcctattggtcagcacctaccccatcatgctctacgtaaaggcatcGTTCGTCCACTCCGTAggagcatcgttatcgtacgcacgcggaattcgttcgttcacatatatgatttcgtttgttaacgtaaattcgtgttagtgatttcgctttatACGTTATCGTGtagtgtgagaacttaattagtacataacttaattacgtatagtcatgggtcccaagaaagttgctgaagttcacggaaagaagaggatgctttctatggagacaaagatggagataatcaagaagtatgaggctggcatgcagttgagtgtgattgctaaggaatacggcccgaaatctgtcgacgataggcaccatccttaagcagaaggaagccatcaaatcagctacaccttccaagggcatgactattttgtccaacaagaggagccacatgcatgatgagatggagaggctgcttcctGTATG
It contains:
- the LOC135224378 gene encoding glycoprotein-N-acetylgalactosamine 3-beta-galactosyltransferase 1-B-like; protein product: MGHHGGEDVTLGKCLTKSGILLGDTRDELGKHRFHQKPPVDYIKGIWEKWYPNTMIYTYGKGIDSLSETAVSFHNLKDESDLYTLEFFIYRLQLFGVSGRFKGPQIAPLPPDISGIPVQVLKRFQRAEVNESRSKREERSS